The following proteins come from a genomic window of Pseudomonas cichorii:
- a CDS encoding type III PLP-dependent enzyme: MPIKVEDYFSDASFKKIKSFADKQETPFVVIDTQVISQAYDDLRAGFEFAQVYYAVKANPAVEIIDLLKEKGSSFDIASIYELDKVLSRGVGADRISYGNTIKKSKDIRYFYDKGVRLYATDSEADLRNIAKAAPGSKVYVRILTEGSTTADWPLSRKFGCQTDMAMDLLILARDLGLVPYGISFHVGSQQRDISVWDAAIAKVKVIFERLKEEDGIELKLINMGGGFPANYITRTNSLETYAEEIIRFLKEDFGDDLPEIILEPGRSLIANAGILVSEVVLVARKSRTAVERWVYTDVGKFSGLIETMDEAIKFPIWTEKKGEMEEVVIAGPTCDSADIMYENYKYGLPLNLAIGDRLYWLSTGAYTTSYSAVEFNGFPPLKSYYV, from the coding sequence ATGCCGATCAAAGTCGAAGACTATTTCTCTGATGCTTCTTTCAAGAAAATCAAGTCGTTCGCTGACAAGCAAGAAACCCCGTTTGTCGTCATCGATACCCAGGTGATCAGCCAGGCCTACGATGACCTGCGCGCTGGTTTTGAGTTCGCCCAGGTGTACTACGCGGTGAAGGCCAACCCGGCGGTCGAGATCATTGACCTGCTCAAGGAAAAGGGTTCGAGCTTCGACATCGCGTCCATCTACGAGCTGGACAAGGTGCTGAGCCGTGGCGTAGGCGCTGATCGCATCAGTTATGGCAACACCATCAAGAAGTCCAAGGACATTCGTTACTTCTACGACAAGGGCGTGCGTCTGTACGCGACCGACTCGGAAGCTGACCTGCGTAACATCGCCAAGGCCGCACCGGGCTCGAAAGTCTACGTGCGTATCCTGACCGAAGGCTCGACCACTGCCGACTGGCCTCTGTCGCGCAAGTTCGGTTGCCAGACCGACATGGCCATGGACCTGCTGATCCTGGCTCGTGACCTGGGTCTGGTGCCTTACGGTATTTCCTTCCACGTGGGTTCGCAGCAGCGCGACATCAGCGTCTGGGACGCAGCCATCGCCAAGGTGAAGGTGATCTTCGAGCGCCTGAAAGAAGAAGACGGCATCGAGCTCAAGCTGATCAACATGGGTGGCGGCTTCCCGGCCAACTACATCACCCGTACCAACAGCCTGGAAACCTACGCTGAGGAAATCATCCGCTTCCTGAAGGAAGACTTCGGTGATGACCTGCCGGAAATCATTCTGGAGCCGGGCCGTTCCCTGATCGCCAACGCCGGTATCCTGGTCAGCGAAGTCGTGCTGGTTGCGCGCAAGTCGCGTACCGCCGTCGAGCGTTGGGTGTACACGGATGTGGGCAAGTTCTCCGGCCTGATCGAAACCATGGACGAAGCCATCAAGTTCCCGATCTGGACCGAGAAGAAAGGCGAGATGGAAGAAGTGGTTATCGCGGGCCCTACCTGCGACAGCGCCGACATCATGTACGAAAACTACAAGTACGGCCTGCCGCTGAACCTGGCCATCGGTGATCGCCTGTACTGGCTGTCCACCGGTGCCTACACCACCAGCTACAGCGCTGTTGAATTCAATGGCTTCCCGCCGCTGAAGTCGTATTACGTCTAA
- a CDS encoding osmoprotectant ABC transporter ATP-binding protein OsmV, producing MIELQNLTKTFTSNGKDVKAVDSVSLTVNEGEICVFLGPSGCGKSTTLKMINRLIVPTSGKVLINGEDTTGLDEVTLRRNIGYVIQQIGLFPNMTIEENIVVVPKLLGWDKQRCHDRARELMSMIKLEPKQYLHRYPRELSGGQQQRIGVIRALAAEAPLLLMDEPFGAVDPINREMIQNEFFEMQRALNKTVIMVSHDIDEALKLGDKIAIFRAGKLLQIDHPDTLLAHPADEFVSNFVGQDSTLKRLLLVKAEDAADNAPSVSPETPVADALEAMDENDRRYIVVTDGENKALGYVRRRDLHRQQGTCAQFLREFNATAAYDEHLRILLSRMYEFNRAWLPVLDAERVFLGEVTQESIAEYLSSGRSRGGKTSIVSPAEAAAADAQA from the coding sequence ATGATCGAACTTCAGAATCTGACCAAAACCTTCACCTCCAACGGCAAAGACGTCAAAGCCGTGGACTCGGTAAGCCTGACCGTCAATGAAGGTGAGATCTGTGTCTTTCTCGGGCCTTCGGGGTGCGGCAAGAGCACCACGCTGAAAATGATCAACCGCCTGATCGTGCCGACCTCCGGCAAGGTGCTGATCAACGGCGAAGACACCACCGGGCTGGACGAAGTGACCCTGCGTCGCAACATCGGTTACGTGATCCAGCAGATCGGCCTGTTTCCGAACATGACCATCGAAGAAAACATCGTGGTCGTGCCCAAGTTGCTAGGCTGGGACAAGCAGCGCTGCCACGACCGTGCCCGCGAACTGATGAGCATGATCAAGCTTGAACCCAAGCAGTATCTGCATCGCTATCCCCGTGAGCTGTCCGGTGGTCAGCAACAGCGCATCGGCGTGATTCGTGCTCTGGCGGCCGAAGCGCCGTTGCTGCTGATGGACGAGCCGTTTGGCGCTGTCGACCCGATCAACCGCGAGATGATCCAGAACGAGTTCTTCGAGATGCAGCGTGCGTTGAACAAGACGGTGATCATGGTCAGCCACGACATCGACGAAGCCCTCAAGCTGGGCGACAAGATTGCGATCTTCCGGGCGGGCAAGCTGTTGCAGATCGACCATCCAGACACTTTGCTGGCGCACCCGGCGGACGAGTTCGTCAGCAACTTCGTCGGTCAGGACAGCACCCTCAAGCGCCTGCTGCTGGTCAAGGCCGAAGACGCCGCCGACAACGCCCCTTCGGTGAGCCCGGAAACGCCGGTGGCCGATGCGCTGGAAGCGATGGACGAAAACGACCGTCGTTATATCGTCGTCACCGACGGCGAGAACAAGGCTCTGGGTTATGTACGTCGTCGCGACCTGCATCGCCAGCAAGGCACTTGTGCCCAGTTCCTGCGTGAGTTCAACGCCACGGCCGCCTACGACGAACACTTGCGCATCCTGCTGTCGCGCATGTACGAGTTCAACCGCGCCTGGCTGCCGGTGCTGGATGCAGAGCGGGTATTCCTCGGTGAGGTGACCCAGGAATCCATCGCCGAGTATCTGAGCTCGGGCCGTTCGCGAGGCGGCAAGACCAGCATCGTTTCGCCGGCTGAGGCAGCAGCGGCCGACGCGCAGGCGTAA
- a CDS encoding peptide ABC transporter ATP-binding protein — MSVVLTARDLTRHYEVSRGLFKGNALVRALNGVSFELEAGKTLAVVGESGCGKSTLARALTLIEEPSSGSLKIAGQEVAGASKAERKQLRKDVQMVFQSPYASLNPRQKVGDQLGEPLLINTDLSRAERREKVQAMMSQVGLRPEHYHRYPHMFSGGQRQRIALARAMMLQPKVLVADEPTSALDVSIQAQVLNLFMDLQQEFNTAYVFISHNLSVVRHVADTVLVMYLGRPAEMGPKEEIYNRPLHPYTQALLSATPTIHPDPLKPKIKIVGELPNPLDPPSGCAFHKRCPYATERCAKEVPELRAVDNRQVACHYAEQFVAA; from the coding sequence ATGAGCGTCGTACTTACCGCCCGCGACCTTACCCGTCATTACGAAGTCTCTCGCGGCCTGTTCAAGGGCAATGCACTGGTGCGTGCCCTCAACGGCGTATCCTTTGAACTGGAAGCGGGCAAGACACTGGCTGTGGTCGGTGAATCCGGCTGCGGCAAATCCACCCTGGCCCGCGCCCTGACGCTGATCGAAGAGCCATCGTCGGGCTCCCTGAAAATCGCCGGGCAGGAAGTCGCGGGGGCCAGCAAGGCCGAGCGCAAGCAATTGCGCAAAGACGTGCAGATGGTGTTCCAGAGCCCTTATGCCTCCCTCAACCCCCGGCAGAAAGTCGGTGACCAGTTGGGCGAGCCGCTGCTGATCAACACGGACCTCAGCCGTGCCGAGCGCCGGGAAAAGGTTCAGGCGATGATGAGTCAGGTGGGCCTGCGTCCAGAGCATTACCATCGCTACCCCCACATGTTCTCCGGTGGTCAGCGTCAGCGTATCGCCCTGGCCCGCGCCATGATGCTGCAACCCAAGGTGCTGGTGGCCGATGAACCGACTTCGGCACTGGATGTGTCGATCCAGGCACAGGTGCTGAACCTGTTCATGGACCTGCAGCAGGAATTCAATACCGCCTACGTGTTCATCTCCCACAACCTGTCGGTGGTGCGTCACGTGGCCGACACGGTATTGGTGATGTATCTGGGACGGCCTGCGGAAATGGGGCCGAAGGAAGAAATCTACAATCGCCCTCTGCACCCTTACACCCAGGCGCTGCTCTCGGCGACCCCGACCATTCACCCGGACCCGCTGAAGCCGAAGATCAAGATCGTCGGCGAGCTCCCCAACCCGCTCGACCCGCCAAGCGGCTGCGCCTTCCACAAGCGCTGCCCCTACGCGACCGAGCGTTGCGCCAAGGAAGTACCCGAGTTACGGGCGGTGGATAACCGTCAGGTAGCCTGTCATTACGCGGAGCAGTTTGTGGCCGCGTAA
- a CDS encoding ABC transporter ATP-binding protein, which translates to MSLLQIQNLNVRFGDAKAVPVVDGLSLSVEKGEVLAIVGESGSGKSVTMMALMGLIDAPGIITADALNFDGNDLLKLNARQRRRIIGKDLAMVFQDPMTALNPSYTVGFQIEEVLRQHLKLSGKAARQRALELLEKVEIPGAASRLDAYPHQLSGGMSQRVAIAMAIAGEPKLLIADEPTTALDVTIQAQIMDLLLSLQKDQDMALVLITHDLAVVAETAQRVCVMYAGQAVEVGQVPGLFDVPAHPYSEALLAAIPEHSMGAARLATLPGMVPGRYDRPFGCLLSPRCPYAQENCRIQRPALDPKAHSLARCFYPLNQEVA; encoded by the coding sequence ATGTCACTTCTGCAAATCCAGAATCTCAACGTCCGCTTCGGCGACGCCAAGGCCGTTCCCGTTGTGGATGGCCTGTCCCTGAGTGTCGAGAAAGGCGAAGTCCTGGCCATCGTCGGCGAATCCGGGTCCGGCAAGTCCGTGACCATGATGGCGCTGATGGGGCTGATCGATGCTCCCGGCATCATCACCGCCGACGCATTGAATTTCGACGGTAATGACCTGCTCAAGCTCAATGCCCGTCAACGTCGCCGCATCATCGGCAAGGACCTGGCGATGGTATTCCAGGACCCGATGACCGCTCTGAACCCCAGCTACACCGTGGGCTTTCAGATCGAAGAAGTCCTGCGTCAGCACTTGAAGCTGTCCGGCAAAGCCGCCCGCCAGCGAGCGCTGGAACTGCTCGAAAAGGTGGAAATCCCCGGTGCCGCTTCGCGCCTGGATGCCTACCCGCATCAACTGTCCGGCGGCATGAGCCAGCGTGTGGCAATTGCCATGGCCATCGCCGGTGAACCCAAGCTGTTGATTGCCGACGAACCGACCACTGCACTGGACGTCACCATCCAGGCACAGATCATGGACCTGCTGCTGAGCCTGCAAAAAGATCAGGACATGGCACTGGTGCTGATCACTCACGACCTGGCCGTGGTTGCCGAAACTGCCCAGCGCGTCTGCGTGATGTATGCCGGGCAAGCCGTGGAAGTCGGTCAGGTGCCGGGGCTTTTCGATGTCCCGGCTCATCCTTACAGCGAAGCACTGCTGGCGGCGATCCCGGAACACAGCATGGGTGCAGCGCGTCTGGCGACATTGCCCGGCATGGTGCCAGGCCGTTATGACCGCCCGTTTGGCTGCCTGCTGTCGCCGCGTTGCCCTTATGCCCAGGAAAACTGCCGCATCCAGCGCCCGGCACTGGACCCTAAAGCCCACAGCCTGGCTCGTTGCTTCTATCCGTTGAATCAGGAGGTGGCGTGA
- a CDS encoding ABC transporter permease: MSFFDAFSHLDWAQVMQLTWQHITLVGVAVSLAILVGVPLGILMTRFPALAGPLQASATVLLTVPSIALFGLLLPFYSKFGQGLGPLPAITAVFLYSLLPIMRNTYLALTGVDAGIREAAKGIGMTFGQRLRMVELPIAVPVILAGVRTAVVMNIGVMTIAATIGAGGLGVLILASISRSDMSMLIVGAVLVSILAIFADLLLQWLQRTLTPKGLLK, from the coding sequence ATGAGTTTCTTTGACGCCTTCTCCCATCTGGACTGGGCCCAGGTCATGCAACTGACCTGGCAGCACATCACCCTGGTCGGAGTCGCCGTGAGCCTGGCGATTCTGGTGGGTGTTCCCCTGGGTATTCTGATGACCCGTTTTCCGGCGCTGGCGGGGCCGCTGCAAGCCAGTGCCACGGTATTGCTGACCGTGCCGTCCATTGCCCTGTTCGGGCTGTTACTGCCGTTCTACTCCAAGTTCGGCCAGGGCCTTGGCCCGCTGCCGGCGATTACAGCTGTGTTTCTCTATTCACTGCTGCCGATCATGCGCAACACCTACCTGGCCCTGACCGGTGTCGACGCCGGTATCCGCGAAGCCGCCAAAGGTATCGGCATGACCTTCGGCCAGCGCCTGCGCATGGTCGAACTGCCGATTGCCGTGCCTGTGATCCTCGCCGGTGTGCGCACCGCCGTGGTGATGAATATCGGTGTCATGACCATCGCCGCGACCATCGGTGCCGGTGGCCTGGGCGTACTCATTCTCGCGTCAATCAGCCGCAGCGATATGTCGATGCTGATCGTCGGCGCCGTGCTGGTCAGCATCCTGGCCATCTTCGCCGACCTGCTCCTGCAATGGCTGCAACGCACCCTGACTCCAAAAGGATTGCTCAAATGA
- a CDS encoding alpha-xenorhabdolysin family binary toxin subunit B: MNTTITALEAPLNIKTPDLLIMASSQSALSSKLVNADVLYSKTSYLPNTYERFKRINYVIITEHQHLGEACMRMKIDIESRIAQLRKYDQELGETKNQDDINDIQAERAYTLKNATAIASAESARLASALNGMKEAANRQQTQEFQTSLEQDVIKTNTGIDDAKTRLAAIQEERRVLTEAIDAIESKGFASIAKDTLLTAEKVIALGVQPPQIAVITLAIEQMKATLESGAEGINFIAMVKRRDGMRERIDKLFEQVTQREKEKLALTQRIELIECFHAMDDQRTLYVEQYQKIAQTIDSFLTINQAAALDEKAFARRFISSGLQLSSYLQPIR, translated from the coding sequence ATGAACACTACCATTACTGCCCTTGAGGCACCGCTGAATATCAAGACGCCAGACCTGCTGATCATGGCCAGCAGCCAGAGCGCACTAAGCAGCAAACTGGTCAATGCCGACGTCCTGTATTCCAAGACATCTTACCTGCCCAATACATATGAACGCTTCAAGCGTATCAATTATGTAATTATCACTGAGCATCAACATCTGGGCGAGGCTTGCATGCGGATGAAGATCGATATCGAGTCCCGAATCGCTCAATTGAGAAAGTACGATCAAGAACTCGGCGAAACCAAGAATCAGGATGATATCAATGATATTCAGGCTGAACGTGCATATACCCTGAAAAACGCCACAGCCATTGCAAGCGCGGAGTCAGCCAGGCTAGCCAGTGCTTTGAACGGGATGAAAGAAGCCGCCAATCGTCAGCAGACCCAAGAGTTTCAGACAAGTCTCGAGCAAGACGTTATCAAGACGAACACCGGGATCGACGATGCAAAAACCAGACTGGCCGCAATCCAGGAAGAGCGCAGGGTATTGACCGAGGCCATTGATGCCATTGAAAGCAAAGGGTTTGCCAGCATTGCCAAGGACACCCTTCTCACGGCAGAAAAAGTCATTGCTCTGGGTGTACAGCCACCACAAATCGCGGTGATCACCCTGGCAATCGAGCAGATGAAAGCAACTCTGGAATCTGGTGCAGAGGGGATCAACTTCATCGCCATGGTCAAGCGTCGTGACGGCATGCGCGAGCGAATCGACAAGCTGTTTGAGCAAGTGACACAGAGAGAAAAGGAAAAGCTGGCGCTGACTCAACGTATCGAGTTGATCGAATGCTTTCACGCAATGGACGATCAGCGCACCCTTTACGTAGAGCAATACCAGAAAATTGCTCAAACGATAGACAGCTTCCTCACCATCAATCAGGCAGCCGCGCTGGATGAAAAAGCGTTTGCCAGGCGCTTCATCAGTTCCGGGCTGCAACTGAGCAGCTACCTGCAACCCATCCGCTGA
- a CDS encoding ABC transporter permease subunit: protein MSTPTPEVAVDQSLLYPSPYKEFWHAFSRNKGAVAGLMFMILIVFCALFAPWVAPHDPSEQYRDFLLTPPVWLEGGQWQFILGTDELGRDLLSRLIQGSQLSLLIGLSSVVMSLIPGILLGLLAGFFPRFLGPTVMRLMDIMLALPSLLLAVAIVAILGPGLINTVIAIAIVSLPSYVRLTRAAVMGELNRDYVTAARLAGATLPRLMFVTVLPNCMAPLIVQATLSFSSAILDAAALGFLGLGVQPPTPEWGTMLASARDYIERAWWVVSLPGLTILLSVLAINLMGDGLRDALDPKLKNAA from the coding sequence ATGAGCACACCTACTCCTGAGGTAGCAGTCGATCAAAGCCTGCTCTACCCATCGCCTTACAAAGAATTCTGGCACGCCTTTTCCCGGAACAAAGGTGCCGTTGCCGGCCTGATGTTCATGATCCTGATCGTGTTCTGCGCACTGTTCGCCCCCTGGGTTGCGCCCCACGATCCGAGCGAGCAATACCGAGACTTCCTGCTGACCCCGCCGGTCTGGCTGGAAGGCGGTCAATGGCAGTTCATTCTCGGCACCGACGAACTGGGTCGTGACCTGCTGTCGCGTCTGATCCAGGGCTCACAGCTGTCGCTTCTGATCGGCCTGTCGTCCGTGGTCATGTCACTGATCCCCGGTATCCTGCTGGGCCTGCTGGCCGGTTTCTTCCCGCGCTTCCTCGGCCCTACGGTCATGCGCCTGATGGACATCATGCTGGCTCTGCCGTCGCTGCTGCTGGCTGTTGCCATCGTCGCGATCCTCGGCCCTGGCCTGATCAACACCGTGATCGCCATTGCCATCGTGTCGCTGCCTTCCTATGTGCGTCTGACCCGTGCTGCGGTCATGGGCGAACTGAACCGCGACTATGTGACCGCTGCCCGTCTGGCGGGCGCCACACTGCCACGCTTGATGTTCGTCACCGTGCTGCCCAACTGCATGGCGCCACTGATCGTTCAGGCAACCCTGAGCTTTTCCTCCGCCATCCTCGATGCCGCCGCACTGGGCTTCCTGGGCCTTGGCGTGCAACCGCCGACGCCAGAGTGGGGCACCATGCTCGCTTCGGCCCGCGATTACATCGAACGCGCCTGGTGGGTCGTGAGCCTGCCCGGTCTGACCATTTTGCTCAGCGTGCTGGCAATCAACCTGATGGGCGACGGCCTGCGCGATGCGCTGGACCCGAAACTCAAGAATGCCGCCTGA
- a CDS encoding alpha-xenorhabdolysin family binary toxin subunit A yields MSALLERLITDDTTTADPVTDEAAKAPELFFDVSSGNDTEVQRSPGLILTKQQIVNLKQYELAGLALPIELEGVIAYLGYSSGAGAGLEPEDFLKSYKIVHTHARRWSPLRSQLLTVGSKLKLFAGQMVIYGKSMEDIYNDIKGGVIVEKFDIKTLEDVKRLTRELGDKFPGIELSESDKEAAKDIGFYLGEILRKVKENQADAQDIKEELEKFGQDLALYVTPEIQRKVTAIDNSSLPADVTKLNESIERRAKDIDEKNKEYKAAVEKSLGAVGKLNIVGLALGIYFGVEAEGVRKARNELITQQDKEINELQQKNKIIGSLSRVKFDLQNLVTVVIDADIATKNLITVWNKLFIFIEESAQSSTEINDALSLRVFMNRFRKVVQPWKTIEQDSDALLNVFKEADDEFKRIYGK; encoded by the coding sequence ATGAGCGCACTACTTGAAAGATTAATCACCGACGACACCACGACTGCAGACCCTGTCACCGACGAAGCAGCAAAGGCACCCGAACTGTTTTTTGATGTTTCTTCCGGTAATGACACCGAGGTTCAACGCTCACCCGGCTTGATATTGACCAAGCAACAGATCGTCAATCTCAAACAATATGAACTGGCCGGCCTGGCACTTCCCATAGAACTTGAAGGCGTCATTGCCTACTTGGGCTACAGCAGCGGAGCCGGTGCCGGGCTGGAACCTGAAGACTTTCTGAAAAGCTACAAAATTGTGCATACGCATGCCAGACGCTGGAGTCCGCTACGCAGCCAGTTATTGACGGTAGGGAGCAAGCTGAAACTATTTGCTGGCCAGATGGTGATCTATGGCAAGAGCATGGAAGACATCTACAACGATATAAAAGGTGGAGTCATCGTTGAAAAGTTCGACATAAAAACACTGGAAGACGTCAAGCGGCTGACCCGCGAGCTGGGTGACAAATTTCCGGGAATAGAGCTGAGCGAGAGCGATAAAGAAGCAGCAAAGGATATCGGTTTCTACCTGGGTGAAATACTGCGCAAGGTCAAGGAAAACCAGGCAGATGCGCAAGACATCAAGGAGGAACTGGAAAAATTCGGCCAGGATCTTGCGCTTTACGTCACACCCGAGATTCAGCGCAAGGTCACTGCCATTGATAACAGCTCACTGCCCGCGGATGTCACAAAACTGAACGAGAGTATTGAGCGCAGAGCCAAGGATATCGATGAAAAGAACAAGGAGTATAAGGCCGCCGTTGAAAAATCCTTGGGGGCGGTTGGCAAACTGAATATTGTCGGACTTGCGCTGGGTATCTATTTCGGTGTTGAAGCCGAAGGTGTTCGTAAAGCCAGAAACGAACTGATCACACAACAAGACAAAGAGATCAATGAGCTACAACAAAAAAACAAGATTATCGGGTCATTGAGCAGGGTCAAGTTTGACCTGCAAAACCTTGTCACCGTCGTTATTGATGCGGACATTGCGACCAAGAACCTGATCACCGTCTGGAACAAGTTATTCATTTTCATTGAGGAGTCAGCACAGTCATCCACCGAGATCAATGATGCCTTGTCGCTCAGAGTCTTCATGAATCGCTTCAGAAAAGTCGTACAACCATGGAAGACCATCGAACAAGACTCCGATGCGTTACTTAACGTATTCAAAGAGGCTGACGATGAATTCAAACGAATTTATGGAAAATAA
- a CDS encoding PepSY domain-containing protein — MKKVLFQVHWFFGITAGLVLALMGITGALYSFEDEILDALNPDVLLVQERAATLPPPELVRKLEAATGLTVAILRVQTVGNRVAQVYFTPEPGQRRGPKRNFDPYTGEIRGSGVGEGFFDFVLNLHRYLAAGEVGKQITAVCTLILVFFCLSGLYLRWPRKALDWRVWLTLDWAKKGRSFNWDLHSIFGTWCLLFYLLFAVTGLNWSYDWFSNGMNKLMGDPPPVEQGKGEKPVQPPGPLVVDYDAVWASIQEAAGPELSSYNLRLPASGGQPATVFYLLKSSPHPRAFGTLNLDPATGKINFVVRYEDKSLSAQLLSSNYALHVGSYFGIVGRIVMTVASLMMPLFFITGWLLYLDRRRKKREIKEARGGLVANNDASSWLIGFASQSGFAEQLAWQTAGQLQAAGLPVRVQRLGELTQQDLSQSSNALFVVSTFGDGEAPDSARGFERKVLGSPLSLQNLNYAVLALGDRQYQHFCGFAHRLHDWLAERGGRTLFEPVEVDSADPTALQHWQQQLGQLTGSKPSTTWQAPVFENWTLVRRELLNPGSSGSKVFLVDLAAPGPATWLAGDLIEVLPRNNTGSIEHFLSGLGIAQDTPVSVDGLQETLAQALATRQLPQHRAHLVGLHAQALLNALVPLSAREYSIASIPADGVLQLIVRQERHPDGSLGLGSGWLTEHVALEGTVSLRLRRNSSFHLPSGPVPLILLGNGTGLAGLRSLLKARIAQGQSRNWLLFGERNEAHDFYCSGELQGWLASGDLQRLDLAFSRDQAQKVYVQDRLREAVDELRSWLDQGAAIYICGSLQGMAAGVDQVLKDVLGEQAVTELVEQGRYRRDVY, encoded by the coding sequence TTGAAGAAAGTCCTGTTTCAGGTTCATTGGTTCTTCGGAATCACGGCGGGTCTGGTTCTGGCCTTGATGGGCATTACCGGTGCGCTGTATTCGTTCGAGGATGAGATTCTCGACGCGCTCAATCCCGACGTGCTACTTGTGCAGGAGCGTGCCGCAACCTTGCCGCCGCCTGAACTGGTCCGCAAGCTTGAGGCCGCCACGGGGCTGACGGTGGCGATTCTTCGTGTTCAAACGGTGGGCAATCGCGTTGCCCAGGTCTATTTCACGCCCGAACCGGGCCAGCGACGCGGTCCCAAGCGCAATTTCGATCCTTACACCGGGGAAATTCGAGGCAGCGGTGTGGGCGAAGGCTTCTTCGATTTTGTCCTGAACCTGCATCGCTATCTTGCGGCAGGCGAGGTCGGCAAGCAGATCACGGCAGTCTGTACCCTGATTCTGGTGTTCTTCTGCCTGTCCGGGCTCTATCTGCGCTGGCCGCGCAAGGCACTGGACTGGCGCGTCTGGCTGACCCTGGACTGGGCGAAGAAGGGCCGCAGCTTCAACTGGGACCTGCACTCGATATTCGGGACCTGGTGCCTGCTGTTTTATCTGTTGTTCGCCGTGACCGGCCTGAACTGGTCCTATGACTGGTTCAGCAATGGCATGAACAAACTGATGGGCGATCCTCCTCCTGTCGAGCAGGGCAAAGGCGAGAAGCCTGTGCAGCCTCCGGGCCCGCTGGTTGTGGATTACGATGCCGTCTGGGCCAGCATTCAGGAAGCCGCCGGACCTGAACTGAGTTCCTATAACCTGAGACTGCCTGCGAGCGGCGGTCAGCCTGCTACCGTGTTCTACCTGCTCAAAAGTTCGCCGCATCCGCGTGCCTTCGGCACCCTCAATCTGGACCCTGCCACCGGCAAGATCAATTTTGTCGTGCGGTATGAGGACAAGAGCCTGAGCGCACAATTGCTGAGCAGTAATTACGCGCTGCATGTGGGCAGTTATTTCGGCATTGTCGGGCGTATCGTCATGACCGTTGCGTCATTGATGATGCCGCTGTTCTTCATCACCGGCTGGCTGCTGTATCTGGATCGGCGTCGCAAGAAGCGCGAGATCAAAGAGGCTCGTGGCGGTCTGGTAGCCAATAATGATGCGTCATCGTGGCTGATCGGTTTTGCCAGCCAGAGCGGCTTTGCCGAGCAACTGGCCTGGCAGACCGCCGGGCAGTTGCAGGCGGCGGGTTTGCCGGTGCGGGTACAGCGCCTGGGCGAATTGACCCAACAGGATCTGAGCCAGAGCAGCAATGCCTTGTTTGTGGTCAGTACCTTTGGCGATGGCGAAGCGCCGGACAGCGCTCGTGGCTTCGAGCGTAAAGTGCTGGGCAGCCCGTTATCGCTGCAAAACCTGAACTACGCCGTCCTGGCCTTGGGGGATCGGCAGTATCAGCATTTCTGCGGTTTCGCTCACCGTTTGCATGACTGGCTGGCCGAGCGCGGCGGCCGTACGTTGTTTGAGCCCGTTGAAGTCGACAGTGCCGACCCGACTGCCTTGCAGCACTGGCAACAACAACTTGGGCAACTGACGGGCAGCAAACCCTCCACGACCTGGCAGGCTCCGGTTTTCGAGAACTGGACGCTGGTCCGCCGCGAACTGCTGAACCCCGGCAGCAGTGGTTCAAAAGTCTTTCTGGTCGATCTGGCAGCGCCAGGTCCGGCGACCTGGCTGGCAGGTGATCTGATCGAGGTCTTGCCACGCAACAACACAGGCAGCATCGAGCATTTCCTGAGCGGGTTGGGCATTGCTCAGGATACGCCGGTCAGTGTGGACGGTTTGCAGGAAACCCTGGCTCAGGCCCTGGCTACCCGCCAATTGCCGCAGCACCGGGCGCATCTTGTCGGGCTGCATGCTCAGGCGTTGCTCAATGCACTGGTGCCGTTGTCCGCTCGCGAGTACTCCATCGCCTCGATTCCGGCAGATGGCGTACTGCAACTGATCGTGCGTCAGGAGCGGCATCCCGATGGCAGCCTGGGGCTGGGTTCTGGCTGGCTGACCGAGCATGTGGCACTGGAGGGGACCGTGAGCCTGCGCCTGCGCCGTAACAGCAGTTTTCACCTGCCAAGCGGGCCGGTCCCGCTGATCCTGCTGGGCAACGGTACCGGTCTAGCCGGTCTGCGCAGTCTGCTCAAGGCTCGTATCGCTCAGGGGCAATCGCGTAACTGGCTGTTGTTTGGCGAGCGCAATGAGGCCCATGATTTCTATTGTTCCGGTGAGCTGCAAGGCTGGCTGGCCAGTGGCGATCTGCAGCGGCTGGATCTGGCGTTTTCTCGCGATCAGGCGCAAAAGGTCTATGTACAGGATCGCTTGCGCGAAGCCGTCGATGAGTTGCGTTCATGGCTGGATCAGGGCGCGGCCATTTACATCTGCGGCAGCCTGCAAGGGATGGCGGCGGGTGTGGATCAGGTGTTGAAGGATGTGCTGGGCGAACAGGCGGTGACCGAACTGGTCGAGCAGGGGCGTTACAGAAGGGATGTTTACTGA